The following coding sequences are from one Chroogloeocystis siderophila 5.2 s.c.1 window:
- a CDS encoding metallophosphoesterase — protein MPLKRRQFVFLSGIGGFSIALLNKIQSHSSDRNPNLNLVSQAQAIASEPILRFISLADTGTGAKGQYAVAQAMTQYHKQNIFDLAILAGDNIYNDGEIEKIGAVFERPYESLLKQGVKFRACLGNHDIRTANGDPQVKYPGFNMQGRYYTFRRDAVQFFALDTNNNADWKLQLPWLETELNRSDAPWKIVFGHHQIYSSGHYGENQKLIKDLTPLFQKYNVQLYINGHDHNYERTRALNGTTYLTCGAGAGVRPVGRSEWTEHSAEKLSFAAYEVYRDRIEISAIDTKNKVFDRGVVQL, from the coding sequence ATGCCCCTCAAACGTCGTCAGTTTGTCTTTCTCAGTGGTATTGGTGGTTTTAGTATAGCGCTGTTGAATAAAATTCAAAGCCACAGCAGCGATCGCAACCCTAATCTCAATTTAGTTTCTCAAGCTCAAGCGATCGCCTCCGAACCAATTTTACGATTTATTTCACTAGCCGACACAGGAACCGGTGCAAAAGGTCAATACGCAGTTGCGCAAGCAATGACACAATACCACAAACAAAATATTTTCGATTTAGCTATTTTAGCCGGAGACAATATTTACAACGACGGCGAAATCGAAAAAATAGGTGCAGTTTTTGAACGTCCTTATGAATCTTTATTAAAACAAGGTGTTAAGTTTCGTGCTTGTTTAGGAAATCACGATATTCGCACAGCGAATGGCGATCCGCAAGTCAAGTATCCAGGGTTTAATATGCAAGGGCGCTATTACACTTTTCGGCGCGATGCAGTGCAATTCTTTGCTTTAGATACTAACAACAATGCTGATTGGAAATTACAACTACCTTGGCTCGAAACCGAACTCAATCGCAGCGATGCACCGTGGAAAATTGTGTTTGGACATCACCAAATTTATTCTTCTGGTCATTATGGCGAAAATCAAAAGTTAATCAAAGACTTAACTCCGCTCTTTCAAAAATACAACGTGCAATTATATATCAATGGACACGATCATAATTACGAACGCACGCGTGCGCTTAATGGTACAACTTATTTAACTTGTGGTGCAGGTGCTGGAGTTCGCCCAGTAGGACGTTCAGAATGGACAGAACATTCCGCTGAAAAACTCAGCTTTGCAGCGTACGAAGTGTATCGCGATCGCATCGAAATTTCTGCCATTGATACTAAAAACAAAGTTTTTGATCGCGGTGTAGTTCAATTATAA
- a CDS encoding N-acetylmannosamine-6-phosphate 2-epimerase codes for MADNNSVIAKFKQGLIVSCQAPVDSPLHEPTVIAAIAQAAENQGAVGVRIDTPAHVSAVRQRCTVPIIGLWKQQIPSYDVYITPQFHHAAAIAQAGADIIAIDATQRQRPEGETLTSLIQQIHHQLGKPVMADVDTIEAAITAVAAGADIVGTTLYGYTQETAHLSPPGLELLTQMVKKLVVPVICEGGISSPQMARQALDLGAYAVVVGTAITGIDYLVKAYRSAIS; via the coding sequence ATGGCTGATAATAATAGTGTAATTGCAAAATTTAAGCAAGGTTTAATTGTTTCGTGTCAAGCGCCAGTTGACTCGCCATTACACGAGCCGACAGTGATTGCAGCAATCGCACAAGCAGCGGAAAATCAAGGAGCCGTAGGCGTTAGAATTGATACCCCTGCACACGTTAGTGCAGTCAGACAGCGCTGTACAGTACCCATTATTGGGCTGTGGAAACAACAAATTCCCAGCTATGACGTGTATATTACACCGCAGTTTCACCATGCAGCGGCGATCGCGCAAGCCGGAGCCGATATTATCGCCATTGATGCAACTCAACGCCAACGCCCCGAAGGAGAAACGCTGACTTCTTTAATTCAACAAATTCATCACCAACTCGGCAAACCAGTGATGGCAGATGTCGATACAATTGAAGCAGCGATCACGGCGGTTGCTGCGGGTGCAGATATTGTTGGAACGACGCTCTACGGCTACACGCAAGAAACTGCGCACCTATCTCCACCTGGTTTGGAACTGTTAACGCAAATGGTAAAAAAACTTGTAGTTCCAGTAATTTGTGAAGGCGGTATTTCATCGCCCCAAATGGCACGTCAAGCACTCGATCTCGGAGCCTACGCCGTTGTTGTCGGTACAGCGATTACCGGAATTGATTATTTGGTAAAAGCATATCGGTCGGCGATTAGTTAG
- a CDS encoding GAF domain-containing sensor histidine kinase: MFHPEDLSFRGTLPLAIFEQLKQLLHQMAQVAETEAVVLTQDILLSIPVPQKKQQFIVIISQGFSALLLGFPEEPEQSNIQNSIKMPDPDDAAYFSLPAEFLSFDVQEPLIDVNLTFDRDAIANFLQQLSYNLQHDFQASQTLAQYCQSVQPNDTRLQSYFTLLLLSIFNKEKAAAPQAEYPSVSVCQPVEDALKEQIAHERLLNQLTSQIRQSLDLSVILSTAVSHVRDFLQLDRLMIYQFAQDSDHEWIATSSQGLPASNTWQKHSGCVVYEARAAESIPSMLNYREAGCFIPTSQCWEKYRKGFTLAVDDIEKTYVLSQCLLEFLRASQVRAKLAAPIVLQEKLWGLLIAHQCHDRHWRDSEKKLLQRIAEQLAIAINQAELMQSLTREKQLLEQRVSQRTQALQDALIAAQAANRAKSEFLATMSHELRSPLTTIIGLSATLLRWSFGQLTERQRQYLDTIHNSGEHLLALINDILTLSEVEAGKTLLEKSEFSLSAIAEASMQSFRSIAARQAVDLCLDLRIDTSRDRIIADFKRVQQILWNLLSNAVKFTPAGGRVILRAWLEHNIAVLQVEDTGIGIPTDQLPLLFEKFQQLDTPYRRQYEGTGLGLALTKHLVELHQGRIEVESVVGHGSIFTVWLPRVEE; encoded by the coding sequence ATGTTCCATCCTGAAGATTTGAGCTTTCGTGGCACTTTGCCCTTAGCAATTTTTGAGCAACTAAAGCAGTTGTTGCATCAAATGGCTCAAGTCGCGGAAACGGAAGCTGTGGTGCTGACACAAGACATCCTTTTATCAATTCCTGTTCCTCAGAAGAAGCAACAATTTATCGTCATCATATCTCAAGGATTTAGTGCGCTGCTGTTGGGATTTCCAGAGGAACCTGAACAATCAAACATTCAGAATTCAATCAAAATGCCAGATCCTGATGACGCCGCATACTTTTCACTACCTGCCGAATTTTTATCATTTGACGTGCAAGAGCCGCTCATCGATGTCAATTTAACGTTTGACCGCGATGCGATCGCTAATTTTCTGCAACAACTCAGCTACAATCTTCAGCACGACTTTCAAGCGTCCCAAACACTAGCGCAGTACTGTCAAAGCGTACAACCAAATGATACCAGGCTGCAAAGTTACTTTACACTTTTATTGTTATCTATCTTCAATAAAGAGAAAGCGGCTGCGCCACAAGCCGAATATCCTTCTGTATCTGTCTGTCAACCTGTAGAAGATGCACTTAAAGAGCAAATTGCGCACGAACGCTTATTGAACCAACTCACAAGTCAAATTCGTCAAAGTTTAGATTTATCAGTCATCCTTTCCACGGCAGTGAGTCACGTCCGTGATTTTCTGCAATTGGATCGCTTGATGATTTATCAGTTTGCACAAGATAGCGATCACGAATGGATTGCGACATCATCACAAGGGCTTCCTGCTAGCAATACTTGGCAAAAACATTCGGGGTGTGTTGTTTATGAAGCCCGTGCCGCCGAATCAATTCCATCAATGTTAAATTACCGCGAAGCAGGATGTTTTATTCCAACTTCGCAATGTTGGGAGAAGTATCGCAAAGGCTTTACACTCGCTGTTGATGATATTGAAAAAACTTATGTCCTTTCGCAGTGTCTTCTAGAGTTTTTGCGCGCGAGTCAAGTACGTGCAAAGCTAGCAGCACCTATTGTCTTGCAAGAAAAGCTGTGGGGGTTGCTGATCGCCCATCAATGTCATGATCGCCACTGGCGTGACAGTGAAAAAAAACTACTGCAAAGAATCGCCGAACAACTAGCGATCGCGATTAACCAAGCCGAACTAATGCAATCTTTAACACGCGAAAAACAATTGCTCGAACAACGAGTTTCACAACGTACGCAAGCCCTGCAAGATGCTTTAATCGCCGCGCAAGCCGCAAACCGTGCCAAAAGCGAATTCTTGGCGACGATGAGTCACGAATTGCGATCGCCACTGACAACTATTATTGGGTTATCTGCGACACTGTTACGTTGGTCTTTTGGTCAATTAACCGAGCGTCAGCGCCAATATCTAGACACTATTCACAACAGCGGCGAACATTTATTAGCGTTGATCAACGATATTTTGACATTATCCGAAGTGGAAGCGGGTAAGACACTATTAGAGAAAAGCGAGTTTTCTTTAAGCGCGATCGCCGAAGCGAGTATGCAATCTTTTAGAAGTATCGCAGCACGGCAAGCGGTCGATCTTTGTTTAGATTTAAGAATTGACACGTCGCGCGATCGCATCATCGCAGACTTTAAACGCGTGCAACAAATTCTCTGGAATCTTCTTAGCAATGCGGTAAAATTTACTCCAGCCGGCGGACGAGTGATTTTACGTGCTTGGCTAGAGCACAACATCGCTGTCTTGCAAGTTGAAGATACAGGAATTGGCATTCCAACAGATCAGCTACCACTACTATTTGAGAAATTCCAACAGCTAGATACGCCATACCGCCGTCAGTACGAAGGAACAGGGCTAGGTCTAGCCCTCACTAAACATCTAGTAGAACTTCACCAAGGACGTATCGAAGTCGAATCAGTTGTCGGTCATGGTTCAATTTTTACAGTTTGGTTGCCAAGAGTCGAGGAGTGA
- the cobN gene encoding cobaltochelatase subunit CobN — protein MHRINGTPGGWNPQSEGVIFLEQSPAPIVFLTAADTDIQTIAAGISKLPVGFPALRVANLLQLQQQLTIDTYAEEILEKAQVIILRLLGGRSYWSYGLEVVQETVQRTGASLIVIPGDDVLDPHLIEHSTVSLTAVIQIWRYFSEGGVENIVNGLQFVCDTCLETSYHPPQPQVVPRVGFYQSSEVRGWGSGEKPKVGILFYRAHYLAGNISVIDAFCQALQERNLEPVPIFVSSLRDRDVQDELASYFQPKDEPQIQLLLNTTSFSLARLEATLQLDFWEKLDVPVLQAILSSSPVDVWESQFQGLSPRDMAMNVALPEVDGRIITRAVSFKAVQTWNSDLETDVVVYEPRCDRIAFVADLAASWVRLRLLSPHERKIALILANYPNRDGRLANGVGLDTPASCVELLQALQAAGYRVENLPQSSDELMQRLTSGVTNDPEGRLRRVLQQVSWEEYCAYFRRLPLGVQRAISERWEDTNHRDAEGAEGKRYRKAEERRFAVPGIELGNVFVGIQPGRGYDVDPALNYHAPDLEPTHDYLAFYYWVRECFGADAVVHVGKHGNLEWLPGKSVALSEECYPEVALGALPHLYPFIVNDPGEGSQAKRRAQAVILDHLTPPLTRAQLYGPLQQLEGLVDEYYEAQSLDPTRLTLIRDRILHLILQENLHLDLGVTDGNEQLTISNVDAYLCELKEAQIRDGLHIFGQCPQGRQLRDLIVAIARMPSSDHCGLTQAIAQDWGLDFDPLTADFSQKLSANEIEILLTKTQQRCYTIGDAVEVLEHHATTLIEQILSNVEHPLTPEPLTPILNWIRDHLLPSLQQTQQEITHLLRGLDGRYVPSGAAGAPTRGRPEVLPTGRNFYSVDIRAIPTETAWDIGRKAAEALIERYTQDNGEYPKTLGLSIWGTSTMRTGGDDIAEALALLGVQPVWDGVSRRVVDLEVLPLSVLGRPRVDVTLRISGFFRDAFANLIDLFDTAVAAVAALDEPLEQNPLAAQVAQETQLWQAAGLTLEQAEVRSRYRIFGSKPGAYGAGLQGLIEAQNWHDDEDLALAYINWSSYAYSRSAEGCAVPEAFAQRLQQMQIVLHNQDNREHDLLDSDDYYQFQGGLTAAVRSLQGKNPQTYFGDNSIPANPRVRQLKEEIARVYRSRVINPKWIAGVMRHGYKGAFEMAATVDYLFAYDATAHCVEDHMYQGVAQAYLFDPDVQQFIQQKNPWALRDMAERLLEAHQRGLWQNIDRAMLENLRSLVHQAEASIEQTLK, from the coding sequence ATGCATCGTATTAATGGCACACCAGGAGGCTGGAATCCTCAATCAGAAGGCGTAATTTTTCTAGAACAATCTCCTGCTCCAATCGTGTTTCTGACTGCGGCAGATACTGATATTCAAACCATAGCAGCCGGAATTTCTAAATTACCAGTGGGGTTTCCTGCACTGCGTGTTGCTAATTTATTACAACTACAGCAACAACTCACGATTGATACCTATGCGGAGGAGATATTAGAAAAGGCTCAAGTTATTATATTACGCTTGCTAGGAGGGAGATCTTACTGGTCTTACGGCTTAGAAGTGGTGCAGGAAACCGTACAGCGTACAGGTGCATCACTGATTGTTATTCCTGGCGATGATGTTCTCGATCCGCATTTAATCGAGCATTCCACCGTTTCTTTAACCGCTGTTATCCAAATTTGGCGCTACTTCAGCGAAGGCGGCGTAGAAAATATCGTCAATGGCTTACAGTTTGTCTGTGATACGTGTTTAGAAACAAGCTATCATCCACCACAGCCACAAGTTGTACCGCGTGTAGGTTTTTATCAGAGTTCAGAGGTTAGAGGTTGGGGATCAGGGGAAAAGCCTAAAGTCGGGATTTTGTTTTATCGCGCGCATTATTTGGCTGGTAACATAAGTGTAATTGATGCTTTTTGTCAAGCGTTACAGGAAAGAAATTTAGAACCAGTGCCGATTTTTGTGTCTTCGTTGCGTGATCGCGATGTACAAGACGAGCTAGCATCTTATTTTCAACCAAAAGATGAACCACAAATTCAACTATTACTGAATACGACGAGTTTCTCGCTAGCGCGATTGGAAGCAACGCTGCAATTAGATTTTTGGGAAAAATTGGATGTTCCTGTATTGCAAGCGATTTTGAGTAGTAGCCCTGTAGATGTTTGGGAATCGCAATTTCAAGGGCTTTCACCGCGTGATATGGCGATGAATGTGGCGCTACCAGAGGTGGATGGGCGAATTATTACGCGTGCAGTTTCGTTTAAAGCGGTGCAAACTTGGAATTCTGACTTAGAAACGGATGTTGTTGTTTATGAACCACGGTGCGATCGCATTGCTTTTGTTGCGGATTTAGCCGCGAGTTGGGTACGTTTGCGTTTGTTATCACCACACGAAAGAAAAATTGCGCTAATTTTGGCAAATTACCCGAATCGTGATGGACGATTGGCAAATGGCGTGGGGTTGGATACTCCAGCGAGTTGTGTAGAACTTTTGCAGGCTTTGCAAGCGGCTGGGTATCGGGTGGAAAATTTACCGCAGAGTAGTGATGAGTTGATGCAGCGCTTGACGAGTGGAGTGACGAATGATCCCGAAGGGAGATTGCGTCGGGTGTTGCAGCAGGTGAGTTGGGAGGAGTATTGTGCGTATTTTAGGCGTTTGCCTTTGGGGGTGCAACGGGCGATTTCTGAGAGGTGGGAGGATACGAACCACAGAGACGCAGAGGGCGCAGAGGGGAAGAGATACAGGAAAGCAGAGGAAAGGCGTTTTGCGGTTCCTGGAATTGAGTTGGGGAATGTGTTTGTGGGAATTCAGCCAGGGCGTGGGTATGATGTTGACCCTGCTTTGAATTATCATGCTCCTGATTTGGAGCCTACGCATGATTATTTGGCGTTTTATTATTGGGTGCGAGAATGTTTTGGTGCTGATGCAGTGGTTCATGTGGGGAAGCATGGCAATTTGGAGTGGCTACCAGGGAAGAGTGTAGCTTTGTCGGAGGAGTGTTACCCAGAGGTGGCTTTGGGGGCTTTACCGCATTTGTATCCGTTTATTGTCAATGATCCTGGTGAGGGTTCGCAGGCGAAGCGTCGCGCTCAAGCTGTGATTTTAGACCATTTGACGCCGCCGTTGACTCGCGCGCAATTGTATGGACCTTTACAGCAATTGGAGGGGTTGGTTGATGAGTATTATGAAGCGCAAAGTTTAGATCCAACGCGGTTAACGCTGATTCGCGATCGCATTCTCCATCTAATTCTCCAAGAAAATCTCCACCTCGATCTGGGTGTAACAGATGGTAACGAACAATTGACAATTAGCAATGTTGATGCATATCTATGTGAACTGAAAGAAGCGCAAATTCGCGATGGTTTACATATCTTTGGTCAGTGTCCGCAAGGTAGACAACTCAGGGATTTGATTGTGGCGATCGCCCGTATGCCAAGTAGCGATCACTGTGGACTCACGCAAGCGATTGCTCAAGACTGGGGATTAGATTTCGATCCTCTTACCGCAGATTTTAGCCAAAAGCTCTCTGCCAACGAAATTGAGATACTTTTAACAAAAACGCAACAGCGCTGTTACACAATTGGCGATGCTGTTGAAGTCTTAGAACACCACGCCACTACCTTAATCGAACAAATACTATCAAATGTAGAACACCCCCTCACCCCTGAACCCCTGACCCCTATCCTCAACTGGATACGCGATCACCTCTTACCTTCTTTGCAACAAACACAACAAGAGATTACGCATCTATTACGTGGTTTGGATGGGCGGTATGTTCCGAGTGGTGCTGCTGGTGCGCCGACTCGCGGTCGTCCTGAGGTGTTGCCAACAGGTCGCAATTTTTACTCAGTGGATATTCGTGCGATTCCTACAGAAACGGCTTGGGATATTGGGCGCAAAGCTGCGGAGGCGTTGATTGAACGTTATACGCAAGATAATGGCGAGTATCCAAAAACTTTGGGTTTATCAATTTGGGGAACTTCGACAATGCGGACTGGTGGTGATGATATTGCCGAAGCATTAGCATTACTCGGAGTGCAACCTGTATGGGATGGTGTCTCGCGGCGGGTGGTCGATTTGGAAGTTTTACCGCTATCGGTGTTAGGACGTCCGCGCGTGGATGTAACTTTGCGAATTTCGGGCTTTTTCCGCGATGCTTTTGCGAATTTAATTGATTTGTTTGATACTGCTGTCGCTGCTGTCGCTGCACTCGATGAACCGCTTGAACAAAATCCTTTAGCTGCGCAAGTTGCTCAAGAAACACAACTATGGCAAGCAGCAGGGTTAACTTTAGAACAAGCTGAGGTGCGATCGCGTTATCGCATTTTTGGCTCGAAACCTGGCGCATATGGTGCAGGACTCCAAGGTTTAATTGAAGCACAAAACTGGCATGATGATGAAGATTTAGCGCTTGCTTATATTAATTGGAGTAGCTATGCTTACTCGCGTTCGGCTGAAGGATGTGCCGTTCCTGAAGCTTTTGCACAGCGTTTACAACAAATGCAAATCGTTTTACACAATCAAGACAACCGCGAACACGATTTACTTGATTCGGATGATTATTATCAATTTCAGGGCGGTTTAACCGCAGCAGTACGTTCTTTACAAGGCAAAAACCCGCAAACTTATTTTGGCGACAACTCAATTCCAGCAAATCCCCGCGTGCGTCAACTCAAAGAAGAAATTGCCCGCGTTTATCGATCCCGCGTAATTAACCCGAAGTGGATTGCGGGAGTCATGCGTCACGGTTACAAAGGTGCGTTTGAAATGGCGGCGACGGTAGATTATTTATTTGCCTACGACGCGACAGCGCATTGTGTTGAAGATCATATGTATCAGGGAGTTGCACAAGCGTACTTATTTGATCCCGATGTTCAGCAGTTTATCCAACAAAAGAATCCGTGGGCGTTGCGCGATATGGCAGAAAGATTATTAGAAGCGCATCAACGCGGTTTGTGGCAGAATATTGATCGCGCGATGCTAGAGAATTTGCGATCGCTCGTTCACCAAGCTGAAGCCAGTATCGAACAAACATTAAAGTGA
- a CDS encoding GrpB family protein has product MRKVEVVPHNPQWRDAFVKEKQHILQALGNNVVAIHHIGSPAIPHIYAKPIIDLLVEVKAIAKTDQCNLSMIALGYEAMGEFGIPSRRYFRKNNTAGVRTHHVHAFEVGKPEVEKHLAFRDYMIAHLEDAQEYSKLKRELARKYPYDIDSYMDGKHGFIQQMNEKAAKWRELQKTS; this is encoded by the coding sequence ATGAGAAAAGTCGAAGTTGTTCCCCATAATCCCCAGTGGCGAGACGCCTTTGTAAAAGAAAAACAGCACATCTTGCAAGCGTTGGGTAACAATGTCGTTGCAATTCATCATATTGGTAGTCCTGCAATACCTCATATTTACGCCAAACCGATTATTGATTTGTTAGTGGAGGTAAAAGCAATTGCCAAAACGGATCAATGCAATTTATCAATGATAGCTTTAGGCTATGAAGCGATGGGCGAGTTTGGAATTCCAAGTCGCCGTTACTTTCGCAAAAACAACACAGCAGGTGTCAGAACACATCATGTTCATGCATTTGAAGTGGGCAAACCAGAAGTAGAGAAACATTTAGCATTTAGAGACTACATGATTGCCCACTTGGAAGATGCGCAGGAATATAGCAAGTTGAAGCGCGAGTTAGCCAGAAAGTATCCATATGACATTGATAGTTACATGGATGGGAAGCATGGATTTATTCAACAGATGAATGAAAAAGCAGCAAAGTGGCGTGAGCTACAGAAAACTAGCTAA
- a CDS encoding photosystem I assembly protein Ycf3 yields the protein MPRTQRNDNFIDKSFTVMADLILKVLPTNKKAKEAFVYYRDGMAAQADGDYAEALDNYNEALELEEDPYDRSYIFYNIALIHASNGEHEKALNYYHQALETNPRLIQALNNIAVIYHYQGERAKEAGDNDGAEALFDQAADYWRRAISIAPNNYLEAQNWLKTTGRMHENF from the coding sequence ATGCCAAGAACTCAACGTAACGACAACTTTATCGATAAATCTTTTACCGTCATGGCGGATCTAATTCTCAAAGTTCTGCCGACAAATAAAAAAGCCAAAGAAGCTTTTGTCTACTACCGTGATGGAATGGCAGCCCAAGCCGACGGCGACTACGCTGAAGCTTTAGATAACTACAACGAAGCTTTAGAATTAGAAGAAGACCCATACGATCGCAGTTATATCTTCTACAACATTGCCTTAATTCATGCGAGTAATGGCGAACATGAAAAAGCTCTAAACTACTATCACCAAGCACTAGAAACAAATCCGCGCCTGATCCAAGCACTCAACAACATTGCGGTAATCTATCACTACCAAGGCGAAAGAGCCAAAGAAGCAGGCGACAATGACGGTGCAGAAGCTTTATTTGACCAAGCTGCTGATTACTGGAGACGAGCCATCAGCATCGCCCCTAACAATTACCTAGAAGCACAAAACTGGCTGAAAACGACAGGTAGAATGCACGAAAACTTTTAG
- the gatC gene encoding Asp-tRNA(Asn)/Glu-tRNA(Gln) amidotransferase subunit GatC, producing the protein MIDREQVRKVALLARLELTPQEEEQFTTQLSSILDYFEQLSELDVTDVPPTARAIEVKNITRPDELKPYEERAAILSSAPEQEGEYFKVPQILNVEE; encoded by the coding sequence ATGATTGATCGCGAACAAGTCCGAAAAGTGGCGCTTTTAGCTCGATTAGAGTTAACTCCACAAGAGGAAGAACAATTTACTACGCAGCTAAGTAGTATTCTGGACTACTTTGAACAACTAAGTGAACTCGATGTAACTGATGTCCCACCCACAGCAAGAGCAATTGAAGTAAAAAATATAACACGCCCTGATGAACTAAAACCTTACGAAGAACGCGCCGCAATTCTCAGCAGTGCGCCAGAACAAGAGGGCGAGTACTTTAAAGTGCCACAAATTTTGAATGTAGAAGAGTAG
- a CDS encoding glutathione S-transferase family protein, whose protein sequence is MGLGVLIDGKWVPEREQEDEGGRFVRPSTTFRDKITADGSSGFKAEPGRYHLYISWACPWAHRTAIMRRLKGLEDVIGLSVVAPVIDQNSWEFSDDEPGSIPDTVNHTNYLWEVYLKAEPDYSGRVTVPVLWDKKTGTIVNNESREIIRMLDTEFEAYAKQDIHFYPQDIQEKIDETIDAIYQPINNGVYRAGFATTQSAYEEAVTELFQALDYWEKVLSEQRYLCGDRLTEADWCLFTTLLRFDPVYYVHFKCNLRRIADYPNLWNYLKDLYQQKGVKETCHFDHIKKHYYMSHPKVNPTRIVPKGPILDLDAPHNRYRWGATLQV, encoded by the coding sequence ATGGGTTTGGGTGTTCTCATTGATGGCAAATGGGTGCCAGAACGCGAACAAGAAGACGAAGGAGGGAGGTTTGTGCGTCCTTCAACGACCTTCCGCGATAAAATTACTGCTGATGGTTCGAGTGGCTTTAAAGCTGAACCAGGACGTTACCATCTTTATATCTCCTGGGCTTGCCCTTGGGCGCATCGTACCGCAATCATGCGACGGTTGAAAGGGTTAGAAGATGTTATTGGTCTTTCTGTAGTAGCACCAGTTATCGATCAAAACAGTTGGGAATTCTCTGACGATGAACCAGGGAGTATTCCGGATACAGTTAACCACACGAATTACTTGTGGGAAGTCTATCTGAAAGCTGAGCCTGACTACAGCGGTAGAGTAACTGTACCTGTTTTATGGGATAAGAAAACTGGCACAATTGTCAATAACGAATCCCGCGAAATTATTCGGATGTTGGATACTGAGTTTGAAGCTTACGCTAAACAGGATATTCATTTTTATCCGCAAGACATACAGGAAAAAATTGACGAAACGATTGATGCAATTTATCAACCGATTAACAATGGAGTTTATCGCGCAGGTTTTGCAACAACGCAATCCGCGTATGAAGAAGCTGTCACCGAATTGTTTCAAGCATTAGATTATTGGGAAAAAGTCTTATCTGAGCAGCGTTATTTGTGTGGCGATCGCCTAACTGAAGCCGATTGGTGTCTGTTTACAACACTACTGCGCTTTGACCCTGTTTACTACGTTCATTTCAAGTGCAACTTGCGGCGCATTGCCGATTATCCTAATCTTTGGAATTATCTAAAAGACCTTTATCAACAAAAGGGTGTCAAAGAAACGTGTCATTTTGACCATATCAAAAAGCACTACTACATGAGTCATCCAAAAGTTAACCCGACACGTATTGTTCCCAAAGGACCAATTCTAGATTTAGATGCACCACATAACCGTTATCGATGGGGCGCGACTCTACAAGTGTAA